One part of the Vidua chalybeata isolate OUT-0048 chromosome 11, bVidCha1 merged haplotype, whole genome shotgun sequence genome encodes these proteins:
- the CDK10 gene encoding cyclin-dependent kinase 10 isoform X1: MAAAEAGATSAAPGPTPTPGPAPAEPELEPLRLRRLRGDGFFEVPAADRLGRCRSVKEFEKLNRIGEGTYGIVYRARDTLTNETVALKKVRMDNEKDGMPISSLREITLLLQLQHPNIVELKDVVVGNHLESIFLVMGYCEQDLASLLENMQTPFSEAQVKCIILQVLKGLQYLHENYIIHRDLKVSNLLMTDKGCVKIADFGLARTYGMPPKPMTPKVVTLWYRAPELLLGMTTQTTSIDMWAAGCILAELLAHKPLLPGTSEIHQIDLIVQLLGTPNENIWPGFSKLPLATQYTLRKQPYNNLKHRFPWLSEAGLRLLNFLFMYDPKKRATAKDCLESSYFKEKPLPCEPELMPTFPHHRNKRAASTATESQAKRSKP; this comes from the exons ATGGCAGCGGCCGAGGCGGGAGCGACCTCAGCGGCACCGGGACCGACACCGACaccgggaccggcaccggcCGAGCCAGAGCTGGAGCCCCTGCGGCTGCGGCGACTGCGGGGCGACGGCTTCTTCGAGGTTCCGGCCGCCGATCGG CTGGGGCGGTGCCGCAGCGTGAAGGAGTTTGAGAAGCTCAATCGGATCGGAGAGGGCACGTACGGCATCGTGT acCGTGCCCGGGACACGCTGACCAACGAGACAGTGGCACTGAAGAAGGTGCGGATGGACAACGAGAAAGATG GAATGCCCATCAGCAGCCTGCGGGAGAtcaccctgctcctgcagctccagcaccccaACATTGTGGAGCTGAAGGACGTGGTTGTGGGAAACCACCTGGAGAG CATTTTCCTGGTGATGGGATACTGCGAGCAGGACCTGGCCAGTCTCCTGGAGAACATGCAAACGCCCTTCTCGGAGGCTCAG GTGAAGTGCATCATCCTGCAGGTGCTCAAGGGCCTGCAGTACCTCCATGAGAACTACATCATCCACAG GGACCTGAAGGTGTCCAACCTGCTGATGACCGACAAGGGCTGTGTGAAGATAG CTGATTTCGGCCTGGCACGCACCTACGGGATGCCCCCTAAGCCCATGACCCCCAAAGTGGTGACTCTGTG GTACCGCGCAccggagctgctgctggggatgaCGACCCAGACCACCAGCATTGACATGTG ggctgctggctgcatcCTGGCCGAGCTGCTGGCACACAAACCGCTGCTGCCGGGCACCTCTGAGATCCACCAGATCGACCTCATcgtgcagctcctggggacacccaacGAGAACATCTGGCCG GGCTTCTCCAAGCTGCCGCTGGCCACCCAGTACACCCTGCGCAAACAGCCCTACAACAACCTGAAGCACAGGTTTCCCTGGCTCTCAGAGGCTGGGCTGCGACTGCTCAACTTCCTCTTCATGTACGACCCCAAGAAAAG GGCCACAGCCAAGGACTGCCTGGAGAGTTCCTACTTCAAGGAGAAGCCCTTGC CCTGTGAGCCGGAGCTGATGCCCACCTTCCCACACCACCGGAACAAGCGGGCGGCCAGCACGGCGACGGAGAGCCAGGCCAAGCGCAGCAAGCCCTGA
- the CDK10 gene encoding cyclin-dependent kinase 10 isoform X2, with amino-acid sequence MDNEKDGMPISSLREITLLLQLQHPNIVELKDVVVGNHLESIFLVMGYCEQDLASLLENMQTPFSEAQVKCIILQVLKGLQYLHENYIIHRDLKVSNLLMTDKGCVKIADFGLARTYGMPPKPMTPKVVTLWYRAPELLLGMTTQTTSIDMWAAGCILAELLAHKPLLPGTSEIHQIDLIVQLLGTPNENIWPGFSKLPLATQYTLRKQPYNNLKHRFPWLSEAGLRLLNFLFMYDPKKRATAKDCLESSYFKEKPLPCEPELMPTFPHHRNKRAASTATESQAKRSKP; translated from the exons ATGGACAACGAGAAAGATG GAATGCCCATCAGCAGCCTGCGGGAGAtcaccctgctcctgcagctccagcaccccaACATTGTGGAGCTGAAGGACGTGGTTGTGGGAAACCACCTGGAGAG CATTTTCCTGGTGATGGGATACTGCGAGCAGGACCTGGCCAGTCTCCTGGAGAACATGCAAACGCCCTTCTCGGAGGCTCAG GTGAAGTGCATCATCCTGCAGGTGCTCAAGGGCCTGCAGTACCTCCATGAGAACTACATCATCCACAG GGACCTGAAGGTGTCCAACCTGCTGATGACCGACAAGGGCTGTGTGAAGATAG CTGATTTCGGCCTGGCACGCACCTACGGGATGCCCCCTAAGCCCATGACCCCCAAAGTGGTGACTCTGTG GTACCGCGCAccggagctgctgctggggatgaCGACCCAGACCACCAGCATTGACATGTG ggctgctggctgcatcCTGGCCGAGCTGCTGGCACACAAACCGCTGCTGCCGGGCACCTCTGAGATCCACCAGATCGACCTCATcgtgcagctcctggggacacccaacGAGAACATCTGGCCG GGCTTCTCCAAGCTGCCGCTGGCCACCCAGTACACCCTGCGCAAACAGCCCTACAACAACCTGAAGCACAGGTTTCCCTGGCTCTCAGAGGCTGGGCTGCGACTGCTCAACTTCCTCTTCATGTACGACCCCAAGAAAAG GGCCACAGCCAAGGACTGCCTGGAGAGTTCCTACTTCAAGGAGAAGCCCTTGC CCTGTGAGCCGGAGCTGATGCCCACCTTCCCACACCACCGGAACAAGCGGGCGGCCAGCACGGCGACGGAGAGCCAGGCCAAGCGCAGCAAGCCCTGA
- the VPS9D1 gene encoding VPS9 domain-containing protein 1 isoform X1, translating into MAAPGGGEGPAPGRGSRGLQGAMRAASGALGMDSAGRTREAYVEYLRSITLIAQALQEEAAGTENSEGVTPDTPKLLKLAEQCLERVKSIAAALGKAQVKAAAPERGGGPAPLPRHRRVCSDEGGKLSPFLPPEIFQKLQIAEAQSARKELTPLEEASLQNQKLKAAYEARVARLNPSQAVQKTSLTLSLQRQMMENLVIAKAREETLQRKMEERRLRLQEAANRRFSSSVALTPEEQEQRALYAAILEYEQDHDWPKQWKAQLKRSPADLSVVSGLFSCLLSCPEHPITQLLRRLQCAVYARLYPAVSRGPADASPASPSGLSFLSLDAGGSSLPAEPGGRRLRASRSLHCMFSVPEHGPAALRHSQSSTPLADSGAPGPAEPPEPPRESSFEDLERFLASPEGWAPAEPPASSGQDTALPELLKGVVRDIHNAIDRLLALTLLAFEGLGSAAGKDQCLACLEEAFFPPLWAPLLALYRTVQQPREAALARSMERHRRASPADMGLASRLFPPGPGRPAYASAVQDLRLIPLETCPRRKLECIVRALRGICECAEEYCGTRDARSLATAAIGADDLLPILSYVVLQTGLPQLLSECAALEEFIHEGMCAGSALRQERRQDYGQEFRQEFHQEYRRSLERELGPAGTCPGPAVAERLRQRLQQEPALLEALQEDALALLARGLRDHPDPRLALRGLASAFQLLELAAVNLYLFPWRREFGTIPTFSGAYVHLLRPALPEADLVRSLGRLGYERRDRHRLAVGRLPPGPALIAAAVGFLACRLECEILAELAPRLRRPRADELLEARHRAGGTEGCAEMLQELGTQRRAAADCGDDVDLYRESPDSPEDTGSKDTAPPALWMDPQDVPPRGWGRCDSTPGPEPAGSADPDTSHLLPERELAGPSRNPQVLAEPRDSLQATPELPCYQLHSCLHRGMLPSYCCSTCRQLHGGGCAVGRACRGRHRGQELRGERQQRLWLQRTELDMLLAKGSAPRS; encoded by the exons ATGGCCGCGCCGGGGGGCGGCGAGGGCcccgcgccgggccgggggagCCGCGGGCTGCAGGGAGCCATGAGGGCGGCGAGCGGCGCCCTGGGCATGGACAGCGCCGGGCGGACCAGG GAGGCCTACGTGGAGTACCTGAGGAGCATCACCCTGATCGcccaggccctgcaggaggaggcggcagggacag AGAACAGCGAGGGGGTCACCCCGGACACCCCGAAACTGCTGAAGCTGGCGGAGCAGTGCCTGGAGAGGGTCAAATCCATCGCAGCGGCGCTGG ggaaAGCCCAGGTGAAAGCGGCTGCaccggagcggggcgggggcccCGCGCCTCTCCCCCGGCACCGCCGCGTCTGCTCGGACGAGGGGGGGAAGCTCTCGCCATTCCTGCCCCCGGAGATCTTCCAGAAGCTGCAGATCGCTGAGGCACAGAGCGCACGCAA GGAGCTGACCCCGCTGGAGGAGGCCTCCCTGCAGAACCAGAAGCTGAAGGCGGCCTACGAGGCGCGGGTGGCGCGGCTGAACCCAAGCCAGGCCGTGCAGAAAACATCCCTG ACGCTGTCCCTGCAGCGGCAGATGATGGAGAACCTGGTGATCGCCAAGGCCCGAGAGGAGACT ctgcagcGCAAGATGGAAGAGCGGCGGCTGCGGCTGCAGGAGGCGGCCAACCG gaggtTCTCCAGCAGCGTGGCCCTCACCCccgaggagcaggagcagcgaGCACTCTACGCTGCCATCCTCGAGTATGAGCAGGACCAT GACTGGCCAAAGCAGTGGAAGGCGCAGCTGAAGCGGAGCCCGGCGGATCTCTCCGTGGTGTCAGGGctcttctcctgcctcctgAG CTGCCCCGAGCACCCCATCACGCAGCTGCTGCGGCGGCTGCAGTGCGCGGTGTACGCCCGGCTCTACCCCGCCGTcagccgcggccccgccgaCGCCTCCCCCGCCTCCCCCTCGGGCCTGTCCTTCCTGTCGCTGGACGCGGGGGGCTCCTCGCTGCCCGCCGAGCCGGGGGGCCGCCGGCTCCGGGCGTCCCGCAGCCTGCACTGCATGTTCTCGGTGCCCGAGCACGGCCCGGCCGCGCTGCGGCACAGCCAGTCCAGCACCCCCCTCGCCGACAGCGGCGCCCCGGGGCCCGccgagccccccgagcccccccgggAAAGCTCCTTCGAGGACCTGGAGCGGTTCCTGGCGTCCCCCGAGGGCTGGGCCCCCGCAGAGCCCCCGGCCAGCTCCGGACAGGACACGGCGCTGCCCGAGCTGCTGAAGGGTGTCGTGAGGGACATCCACAACGCCATCG ACAGGCTGCTGGCTCTGACTCTGCTGGCCTTCGAGGGGCTCGGCAGCGCCGCCGGCAAGGACCAGTGCCTGgcctgcctggaggaggctTTCTTCCCCCCGCTGTGGGCCCCGCTCCTGGCCCTCTACAG GACCGTGCAGCAGCCCCGCGAGGCGGCCCTGGCGCGCAGCATGGAGCGGCACCGGCGCGCCAGCCCCGCCGACATGGGGCTGGCCTCGCGCCTCttcccgcccggccccggccggcCCGCGTACGCCTCGGCCGTGCAGGACCTGCGCCTCATCCCGCTGGAGACCTGTCCCCGCAGGAAGCTGGAGTGCATCG TGCGGGCCCTGCGCGGCATCTGCGAGTGTGCCGAGGAGTACTGCGGCACCCGGGACGCCCGGAGCCTCGCCACGGCCGCCAT CGGGGCAGACGACCTGCTGCCCATCCTGTCCTACGTGGTGCTGCAGACggggctgccccagctgctctccGAGTGTGCCGCCCTGGAGGAGTTCATCCATGAGGG GATGTGTGCAGGCTCGGCGCTGCGGCAGGAGCGGCGGCAGGACTACGGGCAGGAGTTCCGGCAGGAATTCCACCAGGAGTACCGCCGCTCACTGGAGCGGGAGCTCGGCCCCGCCGGGacctgccccggccccgccgtggCGGAGCGGCTGCGGCAgcggctgcagcaggagccggCGCTGCTGGAGGCCCTGCAGGAGGAcgccctggcactgctggcccgggggctgcgggaccACCCCGACCCCCGGCTGGCGCTGCGAGGCTTGGCCAGCgccttccagctgctggagctggcgGCCGTCAACCTCTACCTCTTCCCGTGGCGCCGGGAATTCGGCACCATCCCG ACCTTCTCCGGCGCCTACGTGCACCTGCTGCGCCCGGCGCTCCCCGAAGCCGACCTGGTGCGGAGTTTGGGCCGACTGGGCTACGAGCGGCGGGACCGGCACCGCCTGGCCGTGGGCCGGCTGCCCCCGGGCCCCGCGCTGATCGCCGCCGCTGTCGGCTTCCTGGCCTGCCGCCTGGAGTGCGAGATCCTGGCGGAGCTGGCGCCGCGGCTGCGGCGGCCCCGCGCCGACGAGCTGCTGGAGGCGCGGCACCGGGCTGGGGGCACTGAGGGCTGCGCGGagatgctgcaggagctggggacgCAGCGCAGGGCGGCTGCCGACTGCGGTGACGACGTGGATCTCTACCGGGAGAGCCCAGACAGCCCTGAGGACACGGGGAGCAAGGACACGGCCCCACCAGCGCTGTGGATGGACCCTCAGGATGTGCccccgaggggctggggacGCTGCGACAGCACGCCTGGGCCAGAGCCTGCGGGCAGCGCTGATCCGGACACCTCTCACCTCCTCCCGGAGCGGGAGCTGGCGGGGCCCAGCAGAAATCCCCAGGTGCTGGCGGAGCCCCGGGATTCCCTCCAAGCCACGCCGGAGCTGCCCTGCTATCAGCTGCACTCGTGCCTGCACCGGGGCATGCTGCCCTCGTactgctgcagcacctgccgGCAGCTGCACGGCGGCGGCTGCGCCGTGGGACGCGCCTGCCGCGGCCGGCACCGCGGCCAGGAGCTGCGCGGGGAGCGGCAGCAGCGCCTCTGGCTGCAGCGCACGGAgctggacatgctgctggccaagggcTCTGCGCCCCGCTCCTGA
- the VPS9D1 gene encoding VPS9 domain-containing protein 1 isoform X2, producing the protein MAAPGGGEGPAPGRGSRGLQGAMRAASGALGMDSAGRTREAYVEYLRSITLIAQALQEEAAGTENSEGVTPDTPKLLKLAEQCLERVKSIAAALGKAQVKAAAPERGGGPAPLPRHRRVCSDEGGKLSPFLPPEIFQKLQIAEAQSARKELTPLEEASLQNQKLKAAYEARVARLNPSQAVQKTSLTLSLQRQMMENLVIAKAREETLQRKMEERRLRLQEAANRRFSSSVALTPEEQEQRALYAAILEYEQDHDWPKQWKAQLKRSPADLSVVSGLFSCLLSGAPGPAEPPEPPRESSFEDLERFLASPEGWAPAEPPASSGQDTALPELLKGVVRDIHNAIDRLLALTLLAFEGLGSAAGKDQCLACLEEAFFPPLWAPLLALYRTVQQPREAALARSMERHRRASPADMGLASRLFPPGPGRPAYASAVQDLRLIPLETCPRRKLECIVRALRGICECAEEYCGTRDARSLATAAIGADDLLPILSYVVLQTGLPQLLSECAALEEFIHEGMCAGSALRQERRQDYGQEFRQEFHQEYRRSLERELGPAGTCPGPAVAERLRQRLQQEPALLEALQEDALALLARGLRDHPDPRLALRGLASAFQLLELAAVNLYLFPWRREFGTIPTFSGAYVHLLRPALPEADLVRSLGRLGYERRDRHRLAVGRLPPGPALIAAAVGFLACRLECEILAELAPRLRRPRADELLEARHRAGGTEGCAEMLQELGTQRRAAADCGDDVDLYRESPDSPEDTGSKDTAPPALWMDPQDVPPRGWGRCDSTPGPEPAGSADPDTSHLLPERELAGPSRNPQVLAEPRDSLQATPELPCYQLHSCLHRGMLPSYCCSTCRQLHGGGCAVGRACRGRHRGQELRGERQQRLWLQRTELDMLLAKGSAPRS; encoded by the exons ATGGCCGCGCCGGGGGGCGGCGAGGGCcccgcgccgggccgggggagCCGCGGGCTGCAGGGAGCCATGAGGGCGGCGAGCGGCGCCCTGGGCATGGACAGCGCCGGGCGGACCAGG GAGGCCTACGTGGAGTACCTGAGGAGCATCACCCTGATCGcccaggccctgcaggaggaggcggcagggacag AGAACAGCGAGGGGGTCACCCCGGACACCCCGAAACTGCTGAAGCTGGCGGAGCAGTGCCTGGAGAGGGTCAAATCCATCGCAGCGGCGCTGG ggaaAGCCCAGGTGAAAGCGGCTGCaccggagcggggcgggggcccCGCGCCTCTCCCCCGGCACCGCCGCGTCTGCTCGGACGAGGGGGGGAAGCTCTCGCCATTCCTGCCCCCGGAGATCTTCCAGAAGCTGCAGATCGCTGAGGCACAGAGCGCACGCAA GGAGCTGACCCCGCTGGAGGAGGCCTCCCTGCAGAACCAGAAGCTGAAGGCGGCCTACGAGGCGCGGGTGGCGCGGCTGAACCCAAGCCAGGCCGTGCAGAAAACATCCCTG ACGCTGTCCCTGCAGCGGCAGATGATGGAGAACCTGGTGATCGCCAAGGCCCGAGAGGAGACT ctgcagcGCAAGATGGAAGAGCGGCGGCTGCGGCTGCAGGAGGCGGCCAACCG gaggtTCTCCAGCAGCGTGGCCCTCACCCccgaggagcaggagcagcgaGCACTCTACGCTGCCATCCTCGAGTATGAGCAGGACCAT GACTGGCCAAAGCAGTGGAAGGCGCAGCTGAAGCGGAGCCCGGCGGATCTCTCCGTGGTGTCAGGGctcttctcctgcctcctgAG CGGCGCCCCGGGGCCCGccgagccccccgagcccccccgggAAAGCTCCTTCGAGGACCTGGAGCGGTTCCTGGCGTCCCCCGAGGGCTGGGCCCCCGCAGAGCCCCCGGCCAGCTCCGGACAGGACACGGCGCTGCCCGAGCTGCTGAAGGGTGTCGTGAGGGACATCCACAACGCCATCG ACAGGCTGCTGGCTCTGACTCTGCTGGCCTTCGAGGGGCTCGGCAGCGCCGCCGGCAAGGACCAGTGCCTGgcctgcctggaggaggctTTCTTCCCCCCGCTGTGGGCCCCGCTCCTGGCCCTCTACAG GACCGTGCAGCAGCCCCGCGAGGCGGCCCTGGCGCGCAGCATGGAGCGGCACCGGCGCGCCAGCCCCGCCGACATGGGGCTGGCCTCGCGCCTCttcccgcccggccccggccggcCCGCGTACGCCTCGGCCGTGCAGGACCTGCGCCTCATCCCGCTGGAGACCTGTCCCCGCAGGAAGCTGGAGTGCATCG TGCGGGCCCTGCGCGGCATCTGCGAGTGTGCCGAGGAGTACTGCGGCACCCGGGACGCCCGGAGCCTCGCCACGGCCGCCAT CGGGGCAGACGACCTGCTGCCCATCCTGTCCTACGTGGTGCTGCAGACggggctgccccagctgctctccGAGTGTGCCGCCCTGGAGGAGTTCATCCATGAGGG GATGTGTGCAGGCTCGGCGCTGCGGCAGGAGCGGCGGCAGGACTACGGGCAGGAGTTCCGGCAGGAATTCCACCAGGAGTACCGCCGCTCACTGGAGCGGGAGCTCGGCCCCGCCGGGacctgccccggccccgccgtggCGGAGCGGCTGCGGCAgcggctgcagcaggagccggCGCTGCTGGAGGCCCTGCAGGAGGAcgccctggcactgctggcccgggggctgcgggaccACCCCGACCCCCGGCTGGCGCTGCGAGGCTTGGCCAGCgccttccagctgctggagctggcgGCCGTCAACCTCTACCTCTTCCCGTGGCGCCGGGAATTCGGCACCATCCCG ACCTTCTCCGGCGCCTACGTGCACCTGCTGCGCCCGGCGCTCCCCGAAGCCGACCTGGTGCGGAGTTTGGGCCGACTGGGCTACGAGCGGCGGGACCGGCACCGCCTGGCCGTGGGCCGGCTGCCCCCGGGCCCCGCGCTGATCGCCGCCGCTGTCGGCTTCCTGGCCTGCCGCCTGGAGTGCGAGATCCTGGCGGAGCTGGCGCCGCGGCTGCGGCGGCCCCGCGCCGACGAGCTGCTGGAGGCGCGGCACCGGGCTGGGGGCACTGAGGGCTGCGCGGagatgctgcaggagctggggacgCAGCGCAGGGCGGCTGCCGACTGCGGTGACGACGTGGATCTCTACCGGGAGAGCCCAGACAGCCCTGAGGACACGGGGAGCAAGGACACGGCCCCACCAGCGCTGTGGATGGACCCTCAGGATGTGCccccgaggggctggggacGCTGCGACAGCACGCCTGGGCCAGAGCCTGCGGGCAGCGCTGATCCGGACACCTCTCACCTCCTCCCGGAGCGGGAGCTGGCGGGGCCCAGCAGAAATCCCCAGGTGCTGGCGGAGCCCCGGGATTCCCTCCAAGCCACGCCGGAGCTGCCCTGCTATCAGCTGCACTCGTGCCTGCACCGGGGCATGCTGCCCTCGTactgctgcagcacctgccgGCAGCTGCACGGCGGCGGCTGCGCCGTGGGACGCGCCTGCCGCGGCCGGCACCGCGGCCAGGAGCTGCGCGGGGAGCGGCAGCAGCGCCTCTGGCTGCAGCGCACGGAgctggacatgctgctggccaagggcTCTGCGCCCCGCTCCTGA
- the VPS9D1 gene encoding VPS9 domain-containing protein 1 isoform X3, with the protein MAAPGGGEGPAPGRGSRGLQGAMRAASGALGMDSAGRTREAYVEYLRSITLIAQALQEEAAGTENSEGVTPDTPKLLKLAEQCLERVKSIAAALGKAQVKAAAPERGGGPAPLPRHRRVCSDEGGKLSPFLPPEIFQKLQIAEAQSARKELTPLEEASLQNQKLKAAYEARVARLNPSQAVQKTSLTLSLQRQMMENLVIAKAREETLQRKMEERRLRLQEAANRRFSSSVALTPEEQEQRALYAAILEYEQDHDWPKQWKAQLKRSPADLSVVSGLFSCLLSCPEHPITQLLRRLQCAVYARLYPAVSRGPADASPASPSGLSFLSLDAGGSSLPAEPGGRRLRASRSLHCMFSVPEHGPAALRHSQSSTPLADSGAPGPAEPPEPPRESSFEDLERFLASPEGWAPAEPPASSGQDTALPELLKGVVRDIHNAIDRLLALTLLAFEGLGSAAGKDQCLACLEEAFFPPLWAPLLALYRTVQQPREAALARSMERHRRASPADMGLASRLFPPGPGRPAYASAVQDLRLIPLETCPRRKLECIVRALRGICECAEEYCGTRDARSLATAAIGADDLLPILSYVVLQTGLPQLLSECAALEEFIHEGYLIGEEGYCLTSLQSALSYVESLQ; encoded by the exons ATGGCCGCGCCGGGGGGCGGCGAGGGCcccgcgccgggccgggggagCCGCGGGCTGCAGGGAGCCATGAGGGCGGCGAGCGGCGCCCTGGGCATGGACAGCGCCGGGCGGACCAGG GAGGCCTACGTGGAGTACCTGAGGAGCATCACCCTGATCGcccaggccctgcaggaggaggcggcagggacag AGAACAGCGAGGGGGTCACCCCGGACACCCCGAAACTGCTGAAGCTGGCGGAGCAGTGCCTGGAGAGGGTCAAATCCATCGCAGCGGCGCTGG ggaaAGCCCAGGTGAAAGCGGCTGCaccggagcggggcgggggcccCGCGCCTCTCCCCCGGCACCGCCGCGTCTGCTCGGACGAGGGGGGGAAGCTCTCGCCATTCCTGCCCCCGGAGATCTTCCAGAAGCTGCAGATCGCTGAGGCACAGAGCGCACGCAA GGAGCTGACCCCGCTGGAGGAGGCCTCCCTGCAGAACCAGAAGCTGAAGGCGGCCTACGAGGCGCGGGTGGCGCGGCTGAACCCAAGCCAGGCCGTGCAGAAAACATCCCTG ACGCTGTCCCTGCAGCGGCAGATGATGGAGAACCTGGTGATCGCCAAGGCCCGAGAGGAGACT ctgcagcGCAAGATGGAAGAGCGGCGGCTGCGGCTGCAGGAGGCGGCCAACCG gaggtTCTCCAGCAGCGTGGCCCTCACCCccgaggagcaggagcagcgaGCACTCTACGCTGCCATCCTCGAGTATGAGCAGGACCAT GACTGGCCAAAGCAGTGGAAGGCGCAGCTGAAGCGGAGCCCGGCGGATCTCTCCGTGGTGTCAGGGctcttctcctgcctcctgAG CTGCCCCGAGCACCCCATCACGCAGCTGCTGCGGCGGCTGCAGTGCGCGGTGTACGCCCGGCTCTACCCCGCCGTcagccgcggccccgccgaCGCCTCCCCCGCCTCCCCCTCGGGCCTGTCCTTCCTGTCGCTGGACGCGGGGGGCTCCTCGCTGCCCGCCGAGCCGGGGGGCCGCCGGCTCCGGGCGTCCCGCAGCCTGCACTGCATGTTCTCGGTGCCCGAGCACGGCCCGGCCGCGCTGCGGCACAGCCAGTCCAGCACCCCCCTCGCCGACAGCGGCGCCCCGGGGCCCGccgagccccccgagcccccccgggAAAGCTCCTTCGAGGACCTGGAGCGGTTCCTGGCGTCCCCCGAGGGCTGGGCCCCCGCAGAGCCCCCGGCCAGCTCCGGACAGGACACGGCGCTGCCCGAGCTGCTGAAGGGTGTCGTGAGGGACATCCACAACGCCATCG ACAGGCTGCTGGCTCTGACTCTGCTGGCCTTCGAGGGGCTCGGCAGCGCCGCCGGCAAGGACCAGTGCCTGgcctgcctggaggaggctTTCTTCCCCCCGCTGTGGGCCCCGCTCCTGGCCCTCTACAG GACCGTGCAGCAGCCCCGCGAGGCGGCCCTGGCGCGCAGCATGGAGCGGCACCGGCGCGCCAGCCCCGCCGACATGGGGCTGGCCTCGCGCCTCttcccgcccggccccggccggcCCGCGTACGCCTCGGCCGTGCAGGACCTGCGCCTCATCCCGCTGGAGACCTGTCCCCGCAGGAAGCTGGAGTGCATCG TGCGGGCCCTGCGCGGCATCTGCGAGTGTGCCGAGGAGTACTGCGGCACCCGGGACGCCCGGAGCCTCGCCACGGCCGCCAT CGGGGCAGACGACCTGCTGCCCATCCTGTCCTACGTGGTGCTGCAGACggggctgccccagctgctctccGAGTGTGCCGCCCTGGAGGAGTTCATCCATGAGGG GTACCTGATCGGGGAGGAGGGGTACTGCCTGACGTCCCTGCAGAGCGCCCTGTCCTACGTGGAGTCCCTGCAGTGA